The following are encoded together in the Brassica napus cultivar Da-Ae chromosome A9, Da-Ae, whole genome shotgun sequence genome:
- the LOC106369267 gene encoding switch 2, protein MSSLLHTFKQTLKPCSTFPSSSSSSSQTSSTQELEPTRKPPKSSLSQQLLRLDDSYFLPSKHESRISNTQVEDSNLLPEETHKRSIKFDEEDDEISIEFGRPGLNRVEFDYSGPYEPLVLSSIGEIPIIQVPASINCRLLEHQREGVKFLFNLYRNNHGGILGDDMGLGKTIQTIAFLAGVYGKDSDAAGTDTSVSDSQKGPVLIICPSSVIHNWESEFSRWASFFKVSVYHGANRDTILEKLNARGVEVLVTSFDTFRIQGPVLSEINWEIVIADEAHRLKNEKSKLYEACLKIKTKKRLGLTGTVMQNKITELFNLFEWVAPGSLGTREHFREYYDEPLKQGQRATAPERFVHIAEKRKQHLVSVLSKYMLRRTKEETIGHLMMGKEDNVVFCQMSELQKRVYQRMLQLPEIQCLVNKDKPCACGSPLKQSECCRRIVPDGPIWSYIHRDSPDGCDSCPFCLVLPCLVKLQQVSNHLELVKPNARDEPEKQKKDADFVSAVFGSDIDLAGGVAASESFMDLSDVKHCGKMRALEKLMASWISKGDKILLFSFSVRMLDILEKFLIRKGYSFARLDGSTPTNLRQSLVDDFNASPSKQVFLISTRAGGLGLNLVSANRVVIFDPNWNPSHDLQAQDRSFRYGQKRHVVVFRLLAAGSLEELVYTRQVYKQQLSNIAVAGKMETRYFEGVQDCKEFQGELFGISNLFRDLSDKLFTSEIVELRKDSKKGVSDDEEEILCSSKQETQEPMLGDLGIVYAHRNEDIINGGRTATSTSSQRFNGEGDSNENLECADHKKKKKRKGGSEEEEGMSFSKRERKREKYKMLAEFKGMEIMEFSRWVLSASPFVREKLLQEFSDRVKYQTS, encoded by the exons ATGTCGTCGTTGTTACACACTTTCAAACAGACCTTGAAGCCATGTAGTACTTTcccgtcatcatcatcatcgtcgtccCAAACCTCATCGACCCAAGAGTTGGAACCGACGAGAAAACCTCCCAAATCGTCTCTCTCGCAGCAGCTACTCCGTCTCGACGATTCATACTTCTTACCCTCGAAACACGAATCCAGAATCTCAAATACCCAGGTCGAAGATTCCAATCTTCTTCCCGAAGAAACCCACAAAAGAAGTATCAAatttgatgaagaagatgacgaAATATCGATTGAATTTGGGAGACCCGGTTTAAACCGGGTCGAATTTGACTACTCCGGTCCGTACGAACCGCTTGTGCTGTCATCAATCGGAGAAATCCCGATCATACAG GTACCAGCTTCTATCAACTGTAGATTGCTTGAACATCAACGAGAGGGAGTTAAGTTTCTGTTTAATCTCTATAGAAACAACCATGGTGGCATTCTTGGCGATGACAT GGGACTGGGAAAGACTATTCAGACAATTGCATTTCTTGCTGGAGTTTATGGAAAAGACAGTGACGCTGCTGGTACTGATACGTCTGTTTCAGACTCTCAAAAGGGTCCTGTACTAATCATCTGTCCATCTTCGGTAATCCACAACTGGGAGAGCGAGTTTTCTCGCTGGGCCAGCTTCTTCAAGGTCTCTGTCTACCACGGAGCTAACCGAGATACGATTCTCGAGAAACTCAACGCCCGTGGCGTCGAGGTACTGGTAACCAGCTTCGACACATTTAGAATCCAAGGCCCTGTTTTGTCAGAGATTAACTGGGAGATAGTGATCGCCGATGAGGCGCACCGTTTGAAGAACGAAAAGTCCAAACTCTACGAGGCGTGTCTCAAGATCAAGACCAAGAAAAGACTCGGTCTCACGGGGACAGTGATGCAGAACAAGATCACCGAGCTCTTCAACCTCTTTGAGTGGGTAGCGCCAGGATCTCTGGGAACTCGTGAGCATTTCCGAGAGTACTATGATGAACCTCTAAAGCAAGGGCAGAGGGCAACGGCTCCGGAAAGATTCGTCCACATTGCAGAGAAGAGGAAACAGCATCTTGTCAGTGTTCTGAGTAAGTACATGCTGAGGAGGACGAAGGAGGAGACCATAGGGCATTTGATGATGGGGAAGGAAGACAACGTAGTCTTCTGTCAGATGAGCGAGCTGCAGAAACGTGTCTACCAAAGAATGCTGCAGCTCCCAGAGATTCAATGTCTTGTGAATAAAGACAAACCCTGCGCGTGCGGAAGCCCTCTTAAGCAATCAGAGTGCTGCAGAAGGATTGTTCCTGATGGACCTATCTGGAGTTACATCCACAGAGACTCTCCAGACGGTTGTGACTCATGCCCTTTCTGCTTGGTCCTTCCCTGCCTTGTGAAGCTTCAGCAGGTGAGCAATCATCTTGAGCTTGTCAAACCGAACGCTAGAGATGAACCGGAGAAGCAGAAGAAGGACGCAGACTTTGTGTCTGCAGTGTTTGGATCAGATATTGATCTAGCGGGAGGAGTTGCCGCGAGCGAGAGCTTCATGGACCTGAGTGATGTGAAACACTGTGGTAAAATGAGAGCTTTGGAGAAGCTGATGGCTTCTTGGATCTCAAAGGGGGACAAGATACTTCTCTTCAGCTTCTCAGTCAGGATGCTGGACATACTTGAGAAGTTTCTGATTAGGAAAGGCTATAGCTTTGCGAGGCTTGATGGTTCAACTCCGACTAATCTGAGACAGTCTCTTGTAGATGATTTCAACGCGAGTCCTAGCAAACAGGTCTTTCTGATATCAACTAGAGCTGGTGGGCTGGGACTAAACCTTGTGAGTGCCAACCGTGTGGTTATATTTGATCCGAACTGGAACCCTTCTCATGACTTGCAAGCGCAAGACAGGTCGTTTCGGTATGGACAGAAACGTCATGTTGTGGTTTTTCGTTTGTTGGCTGCTGGTTCCCTTGAGGAGCTGGTTTATACAAGACAAGTGTACAAACAGCAGCTTTCGAACATTGCAGTTGCAGGGAAGATGGAGACTAGGTACTTTGAAGGAGTTCAG GACTGTAAAGAGTTTCAAGGGGAGCTGTTTGGGATTTCAAATCTTTTCCGTGATCTCTCTGATAAGCTATTCACTAGCGAGATCGTTGAATTGCGTAAGGATAGTAAGAAAGGTGTttcagatgatgaagaggaaatCTTGTGCTCTTCTAAACAGGAAACACAGGAACCTATGCTTGGAGACTTGG GCATTGTGTATGCACATCGAAATGAAGATATCATCAACGGTGGAAGGACAGCAACATCAACATCATCTCAGAGGTTCAATGGAGAGGGTGACAGCAATGAGAACTTAGAGTGTGCGgatcataagaagaagaaaaagagaaaaggtggtagtgaagaggaagaaggtATGTCTTTTTCAAAGAGGGAACGGAAAAGAGAGAAGTACAAGATGTTAGCTGAGTTTAAAGGTATGGAGATAATGGAGTTTAGTAGATGGGTATTGTCAGCTTCTCCATTTGTTAGAGAGAAGTTACTTCAAGAATTTTCAGACAGAGTCAAGTATCAGACTTCCTGA